The Clostridium sp. AWRP genome has a window encoding:
- a CDS encoding ABC transporter ATP-binding protein — MNDFIIETKQLTKIYGEQTAVNTVNLHVKKGQIYGLLGRNGAGKTTIMKMILGLTPITSGEVDVFGQNIKGREKRVYPRIGAIIETPGFYPNLTGTENLEIFAKLRGTAAPHAVENALKVVGLPYKDKKLFSKYSLGMKQRLGIANAILHDPELLILDEPTNGLDPIGIAEVRDFIKNLSVERGKTILISSHILSEISLLADDIGIIDHGVLLEESSMEELKRKNGKYILLQVSDVSKATLILERQFGLKEYSVQDEHTLKLYDISLDMASVNKALMLGEVSVISSGLCNDTLEDYFRKITGGDGIA, encoded by the coding sequence ATGAATGATTTTATCATTGAAACGAAACAACTGACAAAAATTTATGGAGAACAGACAGCAGTTAACACAGTCAATCTTCATGTAAAAAAAGGCCAGATTTACGGTCTGTTAGGGCGCAACGGAGCTGGGAAAACCACTATTATGAAAATGATTTTAGGGTTGACTCCAATCACTTCTGGCGAGGTAGATGTATTCGGACAGAATATAAAAGGCCGGGAAAAACGAGTATATCCCCGTATCGGCGCTATTATCGAAACACCGGGATTTTATCCAAATTTGACAGGAACGGAAAACTTGGAGATTTTTGCGAAGCTGCGTGGTACAGCTGCCCCACACGCAGTTGAAAACGCATTGAAAGTAGTAGGATTACCCTATAAAGATAAAAAGTTGTTTAGTAAGTATTCCCTTGGAATGAAGCAGCGTCTTGGTATTGCAAATGCTATTTTGCATGACCCTGAACTGCTGATTTTGGATGAACCTACAAACGGTCTTGATCCTATCGGCATTGCAGAAGTAAGAGATTTTATTAAGAATTTGAGCGTTGAGCGTGGAAAGACAATTCTTATTTCCAGTCATATTCTCTCGGAAATCTCATTGCTTGCGGATGATATTGGAATTATCGACCACGGTGTTCTGCTTGAAGAAAGTAGCATGGAGGAACTTAAACGAAAAAATGGTAAGTATATTCTACTTCAAGTTTCTGATGTTTCTAAAGCGACCTTAATTTTAGAACGTCAATTCGGCTTGAAAGAATATTCTGTGCAAGATGAACATACGTTGAAACTCTATGATATCTCTCTGGATATGGCATCTGTCAATAAGGCACTTATGCTTGGTGAGGTGTCGGTTATCAGTTCGGGGCTTTGTAATGATACTTTAGAGGACTATTTCAGAAAAATTACAGGAGGAGATGGCATTGCTTAA
- a CDS encoding HAMP domain-containing sensor histidine kinase, whose translation MSVYLLFALVFTLLIIAYLVSILWRVRTQLTLIKDALDDIKKGNLNRRILATESDMTRQICYGINEIALSSQSRLIQQKQSQQAYKRLMASLSHDVKTPLASLVGYLEAIESKIVVGEEKDEYIHVASNKAHHLKHFVENLFEWVKLDSGEQVFHFEIFDLNELSRNIIADWIPILENSHFEYEFDIPETEYSMRIDANAYTRILNNLLQNIITHSGGDNMALRIFENKQQVKIVITDNGKGISSDNLPHIFERMYQCDHSRAAKGNGLGLAITKELLSVHNGTITAGSTLGMGTVFTILLPKAM comes from the coding sequence ATGAGTGTTTATCTGCTTTTTGCGTTGGTTTTTACCCTGCTTATTATAGCATACCTTGTTTCTATCTTGTGGCGAGTTCGAACACAGCTTACACTTATAAAAGACGCTTTAGACGATATAAAAAAAGGAAACCTTAATCGACGTATTTTAGCAACGGAGAGCGATATGACAAGGCAAATTTGTTATGGTATTAACGAAATTGCATTAAGCAGCCAATCACGACTTATTCAGCAAAAGCAATCACAGCAGGCATACAAACGGCTAATGGCAAGTCTTTCCCATGATGTGAAAACTCCACTTGCTTCATTGGTTGGTTATTTGGAAGCAATCGAAAGTAAAATTGTTGTAGGAGAAGAAAAGGACGAATATATCCATGTTGCGTCTAATAAAGCCCATCACTTAAAACATTTTGTGGAAAATCTGTTTGAATGGGTTAAATTGGATTCTGGTGAACAGGTTTTTCATTTTGAGATTTTTGATCTGAACGAATTGTCCCGTAATATTATAGCTGATTGGATTCCTATTTTAGAAAACAGCCATTTTGAATATGAATTTGACATACCTGAAACAGAGTATTCCATGCGCATAGATGCAAACGCATATACTCGTATTCTCAATAATCTATTACAAAATATTATTACCCACAGTGGGGGTGATAATATGGCGCTGCGTATTTTTGAAAATAAACAGCAAGTCAAAATTGTAATAACAGACAACGGTAAAGGTATATCTTCTGATAATCTCCCACATATTTTTGAAAGAATGTACCAATGTGACCATTCACGGGCTGCAAAAGGGAATGGTTTAGGCTTGGCCATCACAAAGGAACTTCTTAGTGTTCACAATGGAACTATCACTGCCGGCAGCACTCTCGGTATGGGAACCGTATTTACAATATTGCTTCCTAAGGCCATGTGA
- a CDS encoding response regulator transcription factor: MNNVLIIDDDKELCALMKKCVEQENLSAIIAHGGVEGLRLADENKNSCSLVILDIMMPDIDGFQVLKKIRETSNMPVLMLTAKSDEDDKVSGLRLGADDYLTKPFSINELMARVNSLIRRYTTLNPTFATDTDYIILKGMVIDKANRMVSVNDVPVELTSKEFDLLSFLASNKGRVFTKKQIYMQVWEEEYAYDDNNIMSFISKLRKKIEPDPEHLFYILTVRGVGYRFNKEA; encoded by the coding sequence ATGAATAATGTTTTGATTATAGACGATGACAAAGAGCTTTGCGCTCTTATGAAAAAATGTGTAGAGCAAGAGAATTTATCTGCTATTATTGCACATGGCGGTGTAGAGGGACTACGTCTAGCCGACGAAAACAAAAATAGCTGCTCTCTTGTAATTTTAGACATAATGATGCCGGATATAGACGGTTTTCAAGTTCTCAAAAAAATTAGGGAAACAAGTAATATGCCGGTGCTTATGCTCACTGCTAAAAGTGATGAGGACGATAAGGTTTCCGGGCTGCGGCTAGGTGCTGACGATTACCTAACAAAACCGTTCAGCATTAACGAACTGATGGCTCGTGTAAATTCCCTTATTCGCCGCTACACTACCTTGAACCCGACTTTTGCAACGGACACTGATTATATAATACTAAAAGGCATGGTAATTGATAAAGCAAATCGTATGGTTTCTGTTAATGACGTTCCAGTTGAACTTACAAGCAAAGAATTTGATTTGCTTTCATTTCTGGCTTCCAATAAGGGACGGGTGTTTACCAAAAAACAGATTTATATGCAGGTATGGGAAGAAGAATATGCCTATGATGATAATAACATTATGTCTTTTATCAGTAAATTGCGGAAAAAGATTGAACCAGACCCAGAACATCTATTTTACATTTTGACCGTCCGAGGTGTGGGCTATCGCTTTAATAAGGAGGCTTGA